The region CCTGATCACTGAAATGTATCTTTGTGGTGCCGATCACCTGATAATCCTCGTGTCCCTTTCCGGCCACCAGCACGGCATCGCCGGGGCGGGCCATTTCCACCGCCGCGGCAAGAGCCTTGCGTCTGTCGGGCTCTTCCACCACATGGTCGCACTGTGCCAGACCGGGTTTGACATCGGCCATGATGGCCACCGGGTCTTCGGTGCGCGGGTTGTCAGAAGTCAGTACCGCCACGTCTGCATGACGGCACACGGCCTGCCCCATAAGCGGACGCTTGGTACGGTCACGGTCGCCGCCGCAGCCGAACACGGCTATGACCCGTGCAAAACCTGCGGCCCGCAGCGCCCTGAGCACATTTTCCAGTGCATCCGGCGTGTGGGCATAATCGACAAAAACATTGAGACCCTTGTCATTTTCTATGCGCTCCATGCGGCCGGGCACACCGGAAAAGCTTGCCAGCCCCTGCATGGCCTCAACGGGCAGCCCCATGGCCAGCCCCGCAGCCTGCACCCCTGCAAGATTGCTTGCGTTGAACGCGCCCACCAGCGGCGAACGCAGCTCCCATGTCTTCCCTTCAAAATCCATGGACAGATGCAGCCCCTCGGGCCCGCTTGAAAGTATGGTGGCCTGCAGCACCTGACAGTCCGGCACAACAGTACCCTGTACCGAATAGCCCACACCGCGGCCCAGTTGCGGCAGCAGCCTGCGCCCGTACGGGTCATCGGCATTCACCGCGCAGACTTTGTCCTCGTCTGGCAGTTCAAGAAACAGTCTGGATTTTGCGCTGAAATAGGCTTCCATATCGTGGTGATAATCCAGATGGTCCTGCGTTAAATTGGTCAGCAGCGCCGCGGCAAAACGAGCGCCGGAAACCCGCTGTTGGTCAAGTGCATGTGATGAAACTTCCATGAAGGCGGCTTCGACGCCCGCATCGCGCATGTCCGACAGCATGGAATGCAGTTCAACGCAGTCGGGGGTGGTCATGGGCGCGGCTTCGTCGTGCCCCGGCCAGCGGAAATTCACGGTGCCCAGCAGACCGGTGACGTGCCCGGCAGTGCGGAAAAGATGGTCCAGCAGATAAGTGCATGTTGTCTTGCCGTTGGTTCCCGTGATGCCCACAAGCGGAAACCCCGTATCGGCAGTATCATAGCGTGCGGCAGCCAGCAGCCCCAGAGCCGTGCGCGGGTCTTCGGCCACGACCACGGCCGCGCCGCCGGTCTGCACCGGCACGCTGCAGGGTCTGCAGACCACATATGACGCTCCGCGCTCAAGCGCATCGGCAATAAACGCCCCGCCGTCCACGGAAGACCCCGGCAGGGCCACAAAGACATCGCCCTGCCGTACTTTCCGTGAATCAATACGGATGTTCAGCAGTCCGGCGCGCACCGCTGCGGCAAGCGCGTCGAATGAGAGTGTGCTTTTCATGGTCAGGACTGCTCCATAACCCACAGTACGTACTGTGATTCTGTTATATTATCCGGCCACGGCGACCCTGCCGCGGGCTGCTGCCGCACAACGGTGCCCCCGTGCCCTTTAATTTCCGGTATAAGACCCTTACGGGCAAAAACTTCCACGGCGCTGCGCAGGCTGCGCCCCACCACATCCGGTACCACGGTCAGATCATCCGCGGCGGCCACAACGGCCGAAGGCCGCCCGAAGGAACCGGCAACAGGCATGACACGTCCGGAAACCTCGGGAGCGTCTGCCGAAGCCAGACCGCCGGCATCCGCCGGAGATTCGGGCAGCAGTCCGAGGTAGGCCCACGTTCTGCTGACAACAGATTTGAAAACCGGTGCCGCCACCACACTGCCGTAGTGGCTCTTGCGCGGGTTATCCACTGTGACCACCACAATGTGGCGGGGATTGAGCGCCGGAACCAGCCCCACGAACGAGGCCACATATTCGTCGCCGTAACCGCTGCCGCTTCTGCTTGCTTTCTGGGCTGTGCCGGTTTTGCCGCCCACGTCCAGACCGGCTATATCGGCATGCCGCCCTGTTCCGTCGCCTTCCACCACCTCGCGCAGCATGGCCAGCACCGCGGCTGACGTCTGCTCCGAAAAAATTCTCTCTCCACGGGGCTGGTTCTGCCCGCCGTCGTCCACCAGCCGCAGCGGTCTGGTTACGCCGCCGTTGGCCAGAGCCAGATACGCTTTGGCCAGCTGAGCTCCTGTGACGGCAAACCCCTGACCGAACGACGCGGCAGCCAGATCTACTTCGCGCCATTCACCCGGCGACCGGATTATACCGCGCCCCTCGCCGGGCAGCGGCACGTCGGGACGCCTGCCGAACCCCAGTCTGTCAAGGTAGTCGTAGTATCTGGCGGCGCCCATCTCCAACCCTATCTTGGCCATGCCGATGTTGCTGGAGTAACGCAGCACTTTATCCACGGTAAGCCACTGATGCCGCTTGGTATCGCGGATGGTCACATCGTGCAGCTTCCAACGGCCGTTTTCGCAGAAGAAAAGACTGTCCGGCTGCACCAGCCCGTCTTCCATGGCCGCGGCAATCAGAAAAGGCTTTACGGTGGAACCGGGTTCCAGCGCATCCATGGCCAGCCGGTTACGCCACATGGAGGGCGCATAGCCTTTGTAGGCGTTGGGGTTGAACGGCGGGTACTCCGCCCAGGCCAGAATGTCGCCCGTGGGCACGTCCACCACTAGACAACCGCCCCAGGCCCCCTCATAACGGCGCACCGCGGCAGCCAGTGCATCTTCTGCAAAAAACTGTATCTGGGCATCCAGCGTCAGCCGCAGGGTTTTGCCTTTCAGCCCTTCGGCAAAGCCCGCACCGTCCATATACAGACGCCGTCCCGCCGCATCACGCTGCACCACCTGTCTGGTGCTCTGACCGGTCAGATACTCGTCAAAAGCCAGTTCCAGGCCTTCCAGCCCCTTGTCATCGGTACCCACAAACCCCAGCAGCCTGCCGGCAAGCTGACGGTAAGGATACAGGCGGCTGTATTCCGTGGTCAGATAAACGCCCGGCACACCGGCACGGCGGATGCGCGCCGCGGCCTTGTCATCCACTTCGCGGGCCACCCACACAAAAGAACTGCGGCGCGAGACCTTGGTCAGCATTTCCGCATAGGTTCTGCCCAGCGCATTAGCCAGCATGCGGGCGGCTTCTCTGCGGTCGGCCACTTCCACGGGGCGTACAAAAACAGATTTGAAATCGGCACTGCGTGCAAGCACAAGTCCGTTTCTGTCCAGAATATCGCCGCGCTGGCCCGTGACCAGTTCTGTGGCATGATGCTGTCTGCTGGCCATAGCCGCCAGCCGGGGACCGTCAATGAGCTGGACATACCATGCGCGGGCCCACAGCCCCGCCCACAGCAGTGCAAAAACCGCCGCAACGGACACAAGCCGTATACCGCTTCTGTCCTTTGGAGGACTGGCGGGTACGGCTTTCGGCTGGCGCTTCAGCTTTTTGTTCGCGGCAGTTCTGCTTTTCAACACCGCCTGTTTCTCCTGCTCATGCTCCGGCTGTGCCTGCGCACCGCCGGTACGGCCTCCCCCCGTTCAGAAAATTTCAGCTCCGTGCGCGGCACCCCTCTCCCCGGATACCTGCCGCCCGCGCTACTCTTCCAGCCTGCGTATCTGGCCCGGTCTTGCGGGCCCCAGCCCCAGACCTTCCGCCAGTTCGCGCAGCCGGTAGGGCGAAAGCAGGTTGTCCCGCTCCGCCTCCAGCTTGGATGCATGACTCTGCTTGCTGTCCAGTTCCACCTGCAGCTTTTTGAGTCCGTAGGCCATGTCCACCCGCTCCACATTCAGCCACACCAGTGTCAACCCCAGCACCAGTCCGCTGATGAGCGAAAGCACCATGCCCAGTATCCAGCTTCCGTATTTCTGCATAACAACGCCTTAAATCCGCTCCGCGGCACGCAGCTTGGCGCTGGAGGCTCTGCTGTTGGCCTGCAGCTCCGCCTGCCCCGCGGTCACCGGTTTGCGGGTCAGCACATTGACCCGCGGCTTTTTGCCGCACACGCACACGGGAATATGCCTGGGGCACAGACAGCCCTTGGCTTCATCTCTGAATGCGTTTTTGACCAGCCGGTCTTCCAGTGAATGAAAGGTGATCACCACAATACGTCCGCCGGGATTCATCCTGTCGACGACGGCGGCAAGAAAGGTCTCCAGTTCCTCCAGCTCTCCGTTCACGGCCATGCGCAGCGCCTGAAACGTGCGCGTTGCCGGATGGTTGCGGGATTTTGCCCGCCATTTTGCCGGATAGGCGCTTTCCACCACCTCGGCCAGACGGGCCGTGGTTTCTATGGGATTGCGGGCACGCGCGTCCACGATGGCCCGGGCTATCCTGCCCGCCATGGGATCTTCGCCGTACGTGCTTATGATTTCCTTAAGACGCTCCACGCTGCCTGTGTTCACCAGCACACCGGCAGACGGTATATCACCGGAAGGGTCCATGCGCATGTCCAGCGGGCCGTCAGCGTAAAAGCTGAATCCGCGGGAAGGAGTGTCTATCTGCATAGAGGAAACACCGATGTCTATCAGCGCCCCGTCCAGCCCGGTCCAGCCAATTTCGTCCATGATGGCGGCAAACTGACTGTAACAGGCATAGCGGGTGGTCACGCGGTCGCCGAAAGGAGCAAGCCTTCCGGATGCGGCGGCAAGCGCCTCGCGGTCACGGTCCAGCCCCAGCAGCCAGGCATCTCCGCCGCAGCGGTTCATTATCGCTTCGCTGTGTCCGCCAAGACCGAGCGTACCGTCCAGATACCGCCCGCCCCTGACCGGCGAAAGATAATGCAGCACCTCGTCCAGCAGCACAGGAACATGAGCTGTGTACTGATGCCGATTGTTGTCATGCCCGTTGTCTGCCGTCACAAGTCGCCTCGCATTGTACTGTTGCCTCAGATGGGAAAATCCACACCGCTTTCCGCCAGTTCGTCCGTCACGTCCCCGAAGTCCTGACCTATCACCGCTTCGAGTTCTTCTTCGCTCCAGATTTCAAACCGGCTGCCCTGCCCCACGATCACCACTTTTTTCGTGATGCCCGCGTATTCCATATGCGCTCTTGAAAGTTTGACCCGGCCTTGTTTGTCCACGCAGAGTTCTTCCACTCCGCCTATGACCAGCCGCCTGAAGTCACGCATTTTGCGCGAAGGATTTTTTATGCGGGCAAAACCCGCCTCAAACTTTTCCCAGTCTTCGGGGGTATAGGCCACAAGGCAGCCGTCAAACGTGGTAAGGGACACCCTGCCTTCGGGGCTAACCGCGAGTAATGCATCGCGAACCTCCGGAGGGAGCATCAGCCGGCCCTTAGGGTCCAGACTGCGATATGAACGTCCCTTGAAACTCATACTGCGTCCTCTACCACGTTTTACCACACTTTACCACCCCATCTATTATATGTTGGCGTGTGTCAATGAGTGCGCGTGATTTTTACAGAAAAGAGAACGGCAGAATGAATCAAGACGCTTGACAAGCGCTGGCAATTGAAAAAGAATCGGCCTTATGAGAACGAAAATAATCGCAACAGTGGGCCCTGCCTCTTCGGGCCGGGAAACCCTCTCACGGCTGATTCAGGCCGGAGTACGCATATTCCGGCTCAATTTTTCACATGGTGACGCCTCGCAGTTTGTTGATTTGATTGCTCTCATGCGACAGCTGGAGGCGGAATACCAGACACCCATAACCCTGCTGCAGGATCTTTCCGGCCCTAAAATCCGTATAGGTGAACTGCCGGACGGCGCCCTGACGCTGGCAAAGGACGACCGTATCCTGCTGGGCATTCCCGGCAAGGCGGCGGCAGACGGATTACCCTTCGTTCCGTTCACGCACAAGACAATTCTTGACGGCATGGAACCGGGCGACAGGGTGGTACTGAGCGACGGCGGACTGCAGTTCCATGTGGAAAGCAAGGTCGGCCCCGATCTGTTCTGTCTGGTGGCAAACAACAGCGGTATCATAACCTCGCGCAAGGGCCTTGCCCTGCCGGGCAAGCCTATCCACCTGGCCGCCCTGACCGAAAAAGACAAAAAAGATCTGCAGGACGGGCTGCGCATGGGCGTGGATGCCGTGGCGCTTTCGTTTGTGCAGACGCCCGAAGATGTGGCCGAAGCCAAGGCACTCATCAAGGCGGCAGGCCGCAACGTGCCTGTAATTGCCAAACTGGAACGGCGCAACGCCGTGGACAGGCTGGAAGAAATTCTGGAAGTGACAGACATTGTCATGGTGGCCCGCGGCGATCTGGGTGTGGAATGCCCCCTGCCCGAGCTGCCCGCCATGCAGAAGCGCATCATCCGCGCCTGCAACCGCAAGGCAAAACCGGTTATCGTTGCCACGCAGATGCTGCTTTCCATGGTCAACAGCCCCAGCCCCACCCGCGCCGAAACCACTGACGTGGCCAACGCGGTGCTGGACGGTGCCGACTGCGTGATGCTGTCGGAAGAAACGGCCATGGGCAACTTCCCTGTGGAGACGGTTCAGTTCATGCGGCAGATAGTCCGCGCGGCCGAAGAGCTGCATCTGGAGCAGTCTTCTGTGCTGCCCCCGCTTGATGAGCAGAAGACACCTGATTTTCTGGCCTATTCCGCATGTCTGCTGGCCGACAAGACCTGCGCGGGTGCCATAGTGGCACACAGCATGTCCGGCAGCGCGGCACGGGTGCTATCCGCCCGCAGACCCCGTCAGACCATCCATGCGCTTACTCCCGATGACGAAGCGCTGCGCTTCCTCAACTTTTCATGGGGCGTATGGCCCCACAAGGTTGATGAAACACTGCCGGGTCATCTTGAGCGTGCCGAACTCTTTGTGGACAACGCGCCGCAGTTTGAAGACGGGGCCGAAGTAGTGATAACAGCAGGACAGCCCAAGCCCGGTGAAAAACCCCGCGGCACCAACCTGGTAAAAATATACAGAAAATAGAACATGAGCGCGGTAAAATCGACCATACCTGACAATATTTCGGAAGAATATTATCAGATCAGTATCGAGATTCTGAACAGCTTCCCGAAGTACAGGCCGCCGCTCGACCTGTTCCGCTTCCGAGAAGACATCGCACAGCTCCAGCCGCTCTTCCGCAAGGGAGAGCGGCTTTCCAACGAGAATATAGAACAGCTGCGCGAACTGTGCATCGGCGGCGATGTCTTTGTGGCGCGGTCAGACAGGGCCATCTACTCCAAGCACATCATCAAGCAGCTTGATCTGGTACTGGTGGATGACAACCTGAAACCAGCAGAAGTGGCCGAAATCTGCATAATGGCACTGGGCCAGCGGCTGAGCGATTTTCTGGAGCAGCCGGTTAAACCGGTCTTTGATCTCTTTTACCGCGATGTCATGGTATTTACGGAATACATATGGCAGGACAGACACCGCCTGCGGTCTTTCATGCGCCGCGTCAGCCGCACCCACACGCTGGTCAGCCACTCGCTGAACACGCTTTTTGTAGGGCTGTGGCTGCTGCTCGAAACTGACGCCACCCTCAAGCGCCGTCTGCTGGACAGGGCCGCGCTGGCGCTGCTGCTGCACGATCTCGGTATGGCAAAGGTGCCGGCGTTCATCCTTTCCAAAACCACTCCTCTCAAGCTGGAAGAACGCGACAAAATAACGCCGCACCCGCTTATCGGCGCAAAGATAATGCATAAGCTGGGTCTGGCCTTTGACGAAATGCGGCAGGCGCAGATGGAACACCACGAACGGCTGGACGGTTCGGGCTATCCGCAAAAGCTCGGAGCCGACCGCGTCAGCCGCATGGGCCGCATTGCCGCCGTGGCTGATTCCTTTTCCGCCATGATCTGTCAGCGCCCTTACGCCAAAGCCATGGATCCCATGACCGCGGCCGCGCATCTGGCCAAAGACAGACAGAAATACGACCCCAAATACACTGCCAAACTGCAGACCGCCGTGGCCCAGAACCTTTTTGAGCCTCCCGCGCAAACCAGTCCCCCCGCAGCCTGACAGACAAGCGCCGTCCGCGGCGCTTGTTTTTTTACTGCCCGCGTAAAGGGTACGCCCCAAAACACACCCGCCGGTACCGCCGGACCGGAACCGGCACCCGCAGCAAACCGGCTGCCCCAAACAGACTGCCCCAGACAGGCTGCGGCCTCCGGCACCAACGCCCCGCTACAATCCCAGCACACGGTACAGGGCAGTCATATCCATGCTGCTCCTGACCACGGCCGCCAGTCTGTCCAGCGCGCCGTCAATGCTGTATGGGGCCACCACCCGTCCCACCGGTTCCAGTCCGGCGCGGCGGCGCAGCGCATCCAGAAACGCGCGGCGGAAATCGTCTTCGTCAAAAATACCATGCAGGTAGGTTCCCCAAACCGCACCGTCAGTGTCGCCCAGTCCCAGCGGAGCACCGCTGTCATCGCGCAGCACTGTCCGCACAGGCCCGTTTGCGGTGGTGCTTCCGTGATGAATCTCGTACCCGCTCACACGGCATCCCGTATCGCAGTGAAGCCCCGCAGTGCGGGCCAGCGTTTTATGCCGGCCCATCACGGTTTCCACAGGCAGCAGCCCCAGTCCTTCGCGGCTGCGGGCGCCGGACTCCACACCGTGCGGGTCGGTTACTGATGTTCCCAGCATCTGAAAGCCCCCGCAGATGCCTACCACGGGACATCCTGCCCCGGCGAGAGCACGGATACGGGCCCCCATGCCGCTATTTTCCAGCGCTGCCAGATCGGCCAGCGTGTTCTTACTGCCGGGAACAATAAGCAGATGCGGCATTCCGCAGGCGTCCAGCGCCTCCGCAGTACCTGCCACCCGCAAGCGCACGTCGGGTTCCGCGCGCAAAGCGTCCACATCGGTAAAGTTGGAGATGTGCGGCAGGTCGACAAGTACCGCTTCCAGCATTCCGTGCGGCCAAACACTTTCCGGCATGCCGCCACAGGAACCGCGCAGAGCCTCTTTGAAGGAAACGGAATCCTCTTCGGGCAGTCCCAGACCGGAAACATACGGCACCACACCGTAAAACGGGCAGCCGGTGCGTTCCGTCACATATGTCAGAGCGGATTCGAGCAGCGAGGCGTCACCGCGGAACATGTTCAGCACAAAACCGGCCACAAGATCGCGTTCCCAAGGGTCCAGCAGTTCCCATGTGCCCACCAGCGCGGCAAAGACTCCGCCGCGGTCGATGTCACCGGCAATCAGCACCCGGGCCTGTGCATGGCGTGCCATGGCCATGTTCACTATGTCGTGCTGCTTCAGGTTGATTTCGGCGGGGCTGCCGGCCCCTTCCAGCACCATCACGTCATGTTCGTCCGCCAGCGAATCATATGCAGCGCAGGCCCGGGCAAAAGCCTGCGGTTTATAGGCCATATATTCGCGCACCCGCATGTTGCCCACCGGCCTGCCCATGACAATGACCTGAGACCCCGTATCGGAACTGGGTTTGAGCAGCACCGGATTCATGCGCACGTCAGGTTCCAGCCGGCACGCCGCCGCCTGAACGGCCTGAGCGCGCCCGATCTCAAAACCGTCGGGGGTCACAAATGAATTGAGTGCCATGTTCTGCGACTTGAAAGGCGCCACAGACAGACCGTCCTGCAGCAGAATACGGCACAGGGCCGCAGTAAGGATACTTTTACCTGCATTGGAGCAGGTGCCCTGAATCATCAGCGCCGGAGTGCGGCTGCGTGAGACAGAAACGGAAAACGTTTTTTGCGCCAAGGTGCTCATCCGAAGGCAGATACAGCATTTCCACGAGGCTTGCCAGCGTTTCCGGCTGCCGGTGCATGCGGCGGCTGCAGCTTATTATTGACAATGGCGCATTTCCGTGCAGCATAAAAGATAACAGGATACTACCATGCGCATTCTTATTCTGGCCAAAGATACCGAGGAAGCAGCCCCCTACAGGGCCGTACTGCAAACGCTCCGCGTGGAAGCGCACGAGGTGCACGATTCGCAGGCGGCGCTGGAAGCGCTGCGTGAAAAACCGTTCAACGGCGTACTGATCGACATGCCCACACTGCTGCGCATGGCGGGCAAAGGCCGCAACGAACTGCAGAATATTCTGAGCCTGTACCCCTGTCTGCACGCCCGTCCGGACAAGCAGACAGGCATCATCATTCTGGGACAGGAAGGTGACCCGCATGAAAACGTGCGCCGGTTTATAGAAACGCGTTGCAAAAACTTTTCCCCGCGCACCATCCGGCGCGATGCACGCCTCGACGTCCATTTCAACATCCTCATGTCCACGTCTGCCCTGTTTACTCCGCAGACCACGGTAAAAACATGCACCATGAACATTTCTGTTCTGGGCTGCTTTGTTTTTTCCGTGGCGGTATGGCAACCGGATACGCAGGTGTGGATACAGTTTGTCGATCTGGAGGACAAAACACCGGTGGTGGCAAAGGTGTGTCAGGTACAGCGCTGGGGCAAGGGGTGCAAAATCCCCGGCGTGGGGCTTGAATTTCTGTCACTTACCGACAACCAGATTGCCGGCCTGCAGAACAGCTTTGCCCAGCAGGCAGAAGACCCGGCCCCCCACGGTCAGTAGCACCGGCTCCGCAACGCCTTGCCGCCCTGCTTTCCATCACGTATACTGCGGCCGTTTCTTCTGTTTATGATAATATTTCAAGCTGCATATACGAGGCCGCGTCATGAAAAGCCCCCTGCGCACGGTGTCCGTCATCATACTGGTTCTATTTGCCCTGCTGGCGGGTGCCGCCGGTATATTTGTGGCCACATTCGACCCCAATGATTACAAAAGTCTCATCACACGCGAAGTGCAGAAAGCCACGGGCCGCACTCTGGTGCTCACCGGCACGCTGGAACTGTCACTCTTTCCGTGGATAGGCATCAGCACCGGCCCGCTGCTGCTGGGCAATCCCGCCGGCTTCGGCGAAGACGCCTTTCTCAGGGCCGAAGACCTGCAGCTGCATGCCCGGCTGCGCCCTCTGCTGCACAAAGAACTGCACATAGACAGAGTGGTGCTGTCGGGTGTTTCGGTCCACCTCATGCGCAATGTCAAGGGTGCGCCCAACTGGCTGTTTTCACCGGCCGGCAATGCTCTGCCCCCCGCCGGAACAGACACTGCACCATCCGGCGCGTCTCAGGCCGCTGCGGGAGCCGGTCTGGCCGCGTTCAGCGTGCAGTCGGTACAGGTGCGCGATGCCTCGGTACAATACACTGACATGCAGACCGGTCTTGCGGCGGCCGCCACCGGCATATCACTTACCACCACCGCTATCGCCCCCGGCAGGACATCGGACATCAGCCTTGAAGGAAACTGGCTGCTGACCAGCCCTGACATGCAGGGCACGGCCTCGCTGACCACCCGTCTGGAGCTGGGCGAAACGCTGGAAACCGTAACCGCAGCCGACACCAGCCTGCGCATCACGGCTTCGGGGCCGTCGGTCCCTTCCGGCAGGGCCACTCTGGAAGCCGCGGGCGATCTGCGCTTCAACATGCCGGACATGACTGTCACGGCAAACGGTCTGCGCATCAGCACCATGGACTCGACGCTCACAGGCACGATTTCGGCCGACCTGATGCGCAATGCGGTGCAGGCATCGATCCATGCGGAATCGCCCCTGCGCCGCACGCTGGAACAGCTGGGCATGCCGCTGCAACTGCCGGACGATACAGCCCTTGCACTGCAGGCAGATATCAATCTGACCGCAGCAGCCGACAGGCTGACCGTGCACAGGCTGACGGGGCGTCTCGACAAGACCGCCTTTTCCGGCAATGCCACGCTGGTGCCGGGAGTGTCCCCTGATATCCGGTTTGCGCTGGCCGCAGACAAGGTGAATCTGGACATGTACCTGCCGCAGGAACAGAGCATGAAAAACGCCGAGCCGCAGCAGACCGGCAAGTCGGCGTCCGGCAAGCCCGCGTCCGGCAAAGCTGACCGGCGGCAGAGCACCATGCCCGGCACTGCACCCGCTGCACAGTCTGTTGCGCCGCAAGCCGGCGGAACAAACACCACCGGCGCTGACGCCGCATCTCGCGAACGGCTGCGCAGGCTCCGGCTGGACGGCAACGTGAGTATAGGCACACTGCAGGCCCGCGGGCTGGAAGTGACCGGCCTGACTGCCCGTGCCCTCGCCGCTGACGGCGTACTGCGCATCGACCCGCTGGACATGGCAGCTTACGGCGGACGCGTGACCCTGAGCGCCGGTGCCGACACCACCGCCGCCCTGCCGGTTGTGCGCGGCGCACTGCACGTTTCCGGTCTGCAGGTGGAACAACCCGTGACCGTGCTGGCGGGCAGAAAGCTGCTTTCAGGCATACTGCAGACCAGAATGAACGTTCAGGGAAAAAGCCTGCAGTGGGCTGCCCTTGCGCCGTCGCTGTCCGGCAACGGATCGGTGTCACTCACCGA is a window of Oleidesulfovibrio alaskensis DSM 16109 DNA encoding:
- a CDS encoding AsmA family protein; this translates as MKSPLRTVSVIILVLFALLAGAAGIFVATFDPNDYKSLITREVQKATGRTLVLTGTLELSLFPWIGISTGPLLLGNPAGFGEDAFLRAEDLQLHARLRPLLHKELHIDRVVLSGVSVHLMRNVKGAPNWLFSPAGNALPPAGTDTAPSGASQAAAGAGLAAFSVQSVQVRDASVQYTDMQTGLAAAATGISLTTTAIAPGRTSDISLEGNWLLTSPDMQGTASLTTRLELGETLETVTAADTSLRITASGPSVPSGRATLEAAGDLRFNMPDMTVTANGLRISTMDSTLTGTISADLMRNAVQASIHAESPLRRTLEQLGMPLQLPDDTALALQADINLTAAADRLTVHRLTGRLDKTAFSGNATLVPGVSPDIRFALAADKVNLDMYLPQEQSMKNAEPQQTGKSASGKPASGKADRRQSTMPGTAPAAQSVAPQAGGTNTTGADAASRERLRRLRLDGNVSIGTLQARGLEVTGLTARALAADGVLRIDPLDMAAYGGRVTLSAGADTTAALPVVRGALHVSGLQVEQPVTVLAGRKLLSGILQTRMNVQGKSLQWAALAPSLSGNGSVSLTEGVVHGVQIVPAEASSHLRQESQVKRLDKAARQQRFDSLTGTFDIVSGRVTNNDMKLTSYDLSGTGAGWADLPSGTVNYQARLHVTGLPVIPVSITGPLAAPSYGLDVAGFTGNILKGVGNLLKKPADTGIETLEDVGGLLRQMFGRPASR